The DNA window CTCTAGTATTCACTCAGATTTCTTCAAATAAATTGGGAAACTATCCTGTTACACCAATGTGTATGGAATGTCAAAAATGGTAATTTAACCTTATTGGAGTCACTTAAATGACTGTCTTGCAATGAGCTGGCCAGGAGGACCGCATCTCCTTGTTTACGTATACGTAGACCCATGATATGAGTGGAAAAAGAGTGATTACAACGGCAATAGCCAAGTGCATTCTTCCACCAATTGGAGtcctgtaaaaattaaaaaaaaattattataaagtcTAAGAAAATAAATTGGTTTGGAAATACCTATAGAGTTTGAATCGGTAAAACATTACATCTTAATAGTTTCTCTTTATTGAAATTAATATTGACTTGTATAAAATCTTTACATACTTAATCTTGATTTTATGATGCAAATgccttttcccagtctgttttttttttggggggggaggggaggaatggtGATCAATTAGATTATGCTAAAATTGATTTTTCCCTAATTATTTTTTGTTCCCTTGTAAGAAATAGTTCTCTTCCTGACACAGAGCCTTGCTGTGTAGCTCTTACTGGCCTTATATTTGTTATGTAGCTcagatggctttgaacttgcagtaatcctcctgcctcagtcccctgagtgctgggataagaAGATGTAACACAATGACCAACTTTTCCCAGGACCTTGAAGACATTACTGCTGTCTTTAGAAATTTTGTGGTTTTGTAATTTTAAAGTAGATCAGTAATCTACCTGGAAGTGACTTTTATGGAAGTTCTTTTTTCATACCAGTACAGTTTTCAAAACTAAAGATTTTGCCATCTGTGCTTATGAGTGAAATCATAAAGTaattgttaattttgtttttaaccgGTAATGTTTACTATATCTATTTAGAGGCAATGCTTTTGGGCACATACACATTCAGAATGGCTGTATCTTCTTGATAAACTGAAGGTTTGGTCATTAAAAGTGTCTTTCTCACCAGGTAGAGTGACAATGCCTATATTCCCAGCACTTAAGTGATAAAACAGAAAGATCAAATGTTGAAGATCTTCCTctattgtgagtttgaggctggcaggagctacatgaggccctgtcacaaacaaaaatgTGCACACACtctcttaacacacacacacacacacacacacacgcacacacacacacacacctggcagAATCCACAGGCACACCATTTCAAAAATACCATAGGTTCAGCCATAAAATACTCCCTTCAGAGTTTCCAAAGAATTTAATGTCCTATAATGTATATTCTCTGAACATACTATAATTAACAGAGATCATTAACAAAAATATACATTTAGAAATTATGACATTTGCTTTCAAATATATTTGGGCCAAAAATtgtttactttatgtgtatgagtgctttgcctacatGGGTCTTTGTGTACCCATGGAAGCTAAAAGAGGGTACTGGGTCCCTTGGGACTGTAGCTAACCAAGAGCCATGAGTCtctctgtggatgctgggaattgaactcaggtcccctggaaaagcagctggtgctcttaacccctaagctGTCTCTCTAACCCATTGATTTTTTACTAATGAGTTTAACTTACTTTGATGAGCTGTGGCACAGTGCCATCCAAGCTGTGACAATCACCAGGCCAGACAGCTCCCTGGAAAACACCGCATTTCACATTACCAAGTGGTTGCTGCTCcccccaggagtggtacagcccCCAAACAGCCCGGGGTGTCATttgtcctttgtttcttttttttttaaaaggaagtcaGTGTTTTGCAGGGGCTCAGATGAACAGGAAATCTAAACACACACTGTGAGGGCTAGGGGGGATTGCAAGGAGAATAGTGCCTTGTAATATTAATCAGACTGACAGCATTGAGGGAAACGTGTTTGTGGAGTTGCGTGTCAGGTGTGTGGGCCTCTTATACTGGCTGAGGAGTGTCACTGCCACTGGAGGCTCCACTTCAAGCCCACCCTGATTCTTGGGCTGGAAGCTGGAGGTGACTCAACCCATCCAGTCTACATCCCCATCCACAGGGGCCTGGCTTGGTCTGCAGTTTACAGAGGCGAGGGTCCAGAGCAAACCGCACCTTGTCAATGATACCCTAACACAAAGTCCCTGGAGAATGGTGCCAGCAGACACCAGCAGCAGGGTAGACAAGAAAGCAAAGGTTAGGGCTGGGATCCAAACAAAGGAAAGGTAATAGAACAGCAATAAACGGTTCTGATCAAGAGAAGAGATGACATTTGACACATCAAGCAAGGTTGGCAGAGATCAACTCAAAGTACTTCTGAGGTGGATGGCTGCACTTACCTATAAGACTGACCCAAGACTGACTCAGGGTGCTGTCTCCAGCTTATCAGACGGGAGCATTACTGTACTATGGCCTTGCTAAGTTACAGGAAGGTCAAGGTCCACCTCCTGGGCAGTAATGTGGAAGTGGTATGGCTTCGAGAGCTGTGCCCAGGGATCAATGACAGGTTTGAATCCTGGCTCCGCCATTTCCACGCTTTCCTCATACTAATGGCTATGTCACCGTCTGCACTTCTCGAGGTACATTTGGGGGAGTTAAATCATCATTTTGCAGCTAGGAAAGAATGACTCAGGTTTGCCCCACCCCTCCAAAGAGCAAAAGCCGACGCTCACCTGCCTTCTTCCTCATTTAGGATGTCCTGCTGTGCATGAAGCAGGAAGTGGTACGCCAAGCCAGCAGCCCACAGCATGCAAAACAGCATGTGTATCGCAGACACACTCTTCCAGACGAAGTTGCCTGCAGGTGGAGAGCCTGCAGCTGTAACTCACAGCGAACCCAGGAGCAAGCGCACTCTTTCGCTTGCTTTATGATCCTTGTTCATGTTCCTGGGAGGGCTACCTTCCCACACCTCCTGTCCCTGTCAACCAGCACCCGCCTCTCCGCTTTCTGTTGCTTACCTCCGTGGGCTAGTGCACACAAGCTTATGCAAGGAGGCATGAAGCATGCTCTTGCCTGTAAGAAGCTTGGACCCAATAGGAGGCCACATAAAAGTAAGGCACACACTGCCGTAAGAACTGTGCCCCGGGAGAGTGGAAGGAGGTGTGTTCCAGACATGAAGTACTTTCTACACACAAGCGGCAGTCTGTATACCTAGGTTTTTTAATAAAGTCCAAATAAGAGAGTCCTTAACAAGAGTGGCACTGCTCTAAGAATGTGTAAAGGAAACGAGCTGATCTggattagaaagaaaagaaaagaaaaaaaaaaggaacaggcaATGATTGCCCCTGAGTCTGGGAAGACAAGATTACCACTGCCGATTGTTGACCATTTGACACTAGCTGGAGGGTTAAGAAGTCAGTGCGATGATCAAACTCTTCCCCATTATGAGCTAAATTTCATCAAAAGCAATCAGCCCAGGAGGTCTCGAGTTGCAGGTGATAGTGGCTAGTAAGCCATGACCTTGAGAAGTCTCCCTAGGATGGTGTAGGACCTGGACGCTAGGTGGAAAGGAGCTCCTCATCATCAGAATCGAGAGGGAAGGCCTGGAACCCTGTTTCAGATTCTCAGCATTCTAAGAACACTGGTTTGCTGACCCCGCATGTAGAATCCACTGTTCCTACCTGTGACAAGAGGATTAAACCCCACCAGCAGGGTAAGTACGGCAGGGATCGTGTACACCACCTGTTAGCAAAGGAAATGTGAGGTTAAGAAGTGTGCCCGAACCTGGGAGTGTAGCCCGGTACAGTGTCCCCATCCCCACTGAAAACAGGAGTATGCTCAGCACGTGGTACGTTCCAGAGGATCTAGCAAAGAAAAGTGTGACCAGCGGTCACCAGGCTTCGGGATATTCCTCTGCTTTGGTAGTCAC is part of the Meriones unguiculatus strain TT.TT164.6M chromosome 11, Bangor_MerUng_6.1, whole genome shotgun sequence genome and encodes:
- the Tmem220 gene encoding transmembrane protein 220, yielding MAAAAAPWAPGLWRACNALMAAFFSLAAVVQVNDPDAEWWVVVYTIPAVLTLLVGFNPLVTGNFVWKSVSAIHMLFCMLWAAGLAYHFLLHAQQDILNEEEGRELSGLVIVTAWMALCHSSSKTPIGGRMHLAIAVVITLFPLISWVYVYVNKEMRSSWPAHCKTVI